A region of Paenibacillus sp. JNUCC-31 DNA encodes the following proteins:
- a CDS encoding DUF1641 domain-containing protein, whose amino-acid sequence MSQSPTQQEVPVTEGADVSERQSLDVLDQLMKPEVQESLTVLVENLPKLAEMVTAMTKAYDFAQSVATDKVLISDTMSAMGEFAKPVVDKAKGVASAAIEASDRAQAEQTSVGLFAMLKMLKDPNVQQTLRFAQSFLSILNERQQQQR is encoded by the coding sequence ATGTCACAATCGCCTACTCAACAAGAGGTGCCGGTTACAGAAGGTGCCGACGTTTCCGAGCGCCAGTCCTTGGACGTACTGGATCAACTGATGAAGCCTGAGGTACAGGAGTCTCTGACCGTTCTGGTGGAGAACCTGCCTAAACTGGCTGAAATGGTCACTGCAATGACCAAAGCTTATGACTTTGCACAAAGCGTAGCTACAGACAAAGTTCTGATCAGCGACACAATGAGCGCAATGGGCGAGTTTGCTAAGCCTGTTGTAGACAAAGCTAAAGGTGTAGCTTCTGCTGCCATCGAAGCGAGTGATCGTGCGCAAGCCGAGCAAACTTCGGTTGGTTTGTTCGCTATGCTCAAAATGCTTAAAGATCCAAACGTACAACAAACGCTGCGTTTTGCTCAATCATTCTTGAGCATCCTGAACGAGCGTCAACAACAGCAACGTTAA
- a CDS encoding RNA polymerase sigma factor: MDKLADNRHIRTEEDETFENRQKEPDIALVQRAQTGDTEAFGELIRRYRGQLFRYVRALTHDSYLAEDIIQDGLIRAFIHMGQLQNAERFMAWMQRIVRNQAYSHMQRREQQREQHFSSFFAFGADDDSWSDRDSLDMTLNHLLNQTDRRSQETHDDPYQAVAQQEMRNNLHKLLGCLNEREQQVFTSYWMEQLSTQEMACRFNLTSANVYQILSRSRKKVSQLHIHLSVEEMLAEWNSIGQDRVILEEPLSFRDPQTWNSAAAAIHEMLGYIGPSPSLPMVMGMTGLSFRLTILPQDIHIAGPTAYNFKEVLTRGLQYLGYRSQAVEALASEAGLNANLVDPSMLEEKAKGKRLLNPRLVRALSLIRTSIHRGIPAVVWDLNIPEFGLIYGYDDAARTLYGTDFIKSGSIPYDHVGRGVNQEVFVLAAESDGMIREMNLREALTAVLAHYRGEDPYTLPNTVSGLAAYAVWREALEYRQVEPNGNAYNIAVLWDARRYAGEFFEELSLKWASTPRYTSLIPFCLQAEEIYRIMTQRLNMLKQCFPFPEGGKPNDKLHADQAILLLLEVEELERAVVVAIKALLEEMDQHSPEIVMVWPKCND; the protein is encoded by the coding sequence ATGGATAAATTAGCTGATAATCGTCATATCAGGACAGAGGAAGATGAGACATTCGAGAATCGGCAAAAGGAGCCGGACATTGCGCTTGTCCAACGAGCCCAAACTGGGGATACAGAGGCCTTTGGTGAGTTGATTCGCCGTTACCGGGGGCAATTGTTCCGTTATGTGCGAGCACTTACGCATGATTCTTATCTCGCCGAGGACATTATACAGGATGGGCTTATTCGTGCGTTCATTCATATGGGACAGCTTCAGAATGCCGAGCGTTTTATGGCCTGGATGCAGCGCATTGTGCGTAATCAGGCGTACTCACATATGCAACGCCGAGAGCAGCAGCGGGAACAACATTTTTCTTCGTTCTTTGCATTTGGAGCCGATGATGACTCATGGAGCGATCGAGACTCTCTCGACATGACGCTGAATCATCTGTTGAACCAAACCGATCGGAGATCGCAGGAAACACACGATGACCCGTATCAAGCTGTTGCTCAGCAGGAAATGAGGAATAATCTCCACAAGCTGCTGGGTTGTCTGAATGAGAGAGAGCAACAGGTCTTTACATCGTATTGGATGGAGCAGCTCTCAACGCAAGAAATGGCCTGCCGATTCAATCTGACGAGTGCCAATGTGTATCAAATCCTGTCCCGTTCACGTAAAAAAGTGTCGCAGCTTCATATTCATTTATCTGTAGAAGAAATGCTGGCAGAGTGGAATTCAATCGGGCAAGATCGAGTGATTCTGGAGGAGCCCCTTTCTTTTCGGGACCCGCAAACCTGGAACTCGGCAGCAGCGGCCATTCACGAGATGTTAGGTTATATCGGTCCATCTCCGTCCCTCCCCATGGTTATGGGGATGACTGGGCTTTCTTTTCGTCTGACCATCCTGCCTCAGGATATACATATCGCTGGACCCACCGCCTATAATTTCAAAGAGGTGCTTACCAGAGGATTGCAGTATCTGGGTTATCGTTCCCAAGCGGTTGAGGCTTTGGCGAGCGAAGCGGGGCTCAATGCCAATCTGGTCGATCCTTCGATGCTAGAGGAGAAAGCGAAGGGGAAAAGGTTGCTGAATCCAAGGCTTGTTCGGGCCCTCTCCTTGATTCGTACCTCCATTCATCGGGGAATTCCGGCTGTGGTATGGGATCTGAACATTCCCGAATTCGGATTGATCTATGGCTATGATGATGCCGCACGGACCTTATACGGTACTGATTTTATTAAATCAGGGTCAATTCCCTATGATCATGTAGGCCGGGGTGTGAATCAGGAAGTATTTGTACTGGCAGCGGAATCAGATGGCATGATACGAGAAATGAACTTGCGCGAAGCGCTGACAGCTGTTTTGGCTCATTACCGTGGGGAGGACCCGTATACCTTGCCGAACACAGTCAGTGGTCTGGCTGCCTATGCAGTTTGGAGAGAAGCCCTGGAATACAGACAGGTAGAACCAAACGGTAACGCCTATAACATTGCTGTTTTGTGGGATGCAAGACGTTATGCAGGTGAGTTTTTCGAAGAGCTTTCTCTAAAGTGGGCTTCGACTCCCCGCTATACGAGTTTGATTCCATTCTGTCTCCAGGCGGAAGAGATATATCGGATCATGACGCAAAGGTTGAACATGCTCAAACAATGTTTTCCTTTCCCCGAAGGAGGAAAGCCGAATGATAAGCTCCATGCCGATCAAGCCATATTGTTACTGCTAGAGGTGGAGGAATTGGAGCGAGCTGTTGTCGTTGCAATAAAAGCGTTGCTTGAAGAAATGGATCAGCATTCCCCAGAAATCGTTATGGTGTGGCCGAAATGTAACGATTAG
- a CDS encoding CsbD family protein has protein sequence MSNSTSDKIKAGVNKAKGEVKDQIGNATNNRSLQAEGKKDKAKGAVQDKIADIKDHH, from the coding sequence ATGAGTAATTCAACTAGCGATAAAATCAAAGCAGGCGTAAACAAGGCCAAAGGCGAAGTGAAGGATCAGATCGGTAATGCAACAAACAACAGATCCCTTCAGGCTGAGGGCAAGAAAGACAAAGCCAAAGGTGCTGTGCAGGACAAAATTGCTGATATCAAAGATCATCACTAG
- a CDS encoding NAD-dependent epimerase/dehydratase family protein yields MCLNIVITGASGFVGFNLSQYLAQKGHRITLVDQDDYCQRLLHRSPLHEMSFICCDLAEGRFNLPHETDYIIHLAAMPHVDYSYHHPREVFRNNTLSTQAILQYASEHHIPVALASSVEVYGGAMGRVYHESDEYAPVSPYSASKVACETLALSYAKCYQLPVKIFRLTNLYGPWQLPDRIIPRNFGRMMDGLPLDIQGSAVRDFLYVDDALRAIELIMLNGQDQQIYNISTGHGTTMQEIGELLQSLHSTIRAKEIREQEPTQSRGSSLVVHSGKLRAELGWFPQITLEQGLERTFRWYQEHPDWVRQFSREYHTTRETRGFIIDMARYAVSTAKDR; encoded by the coding sequence ATGTGCTTGAATATTGTCATTACCGGGGCTTCTGGATTTGTTGGTTTTAACCTCTCTCAGTATTTGGCTCAAAAAGGACATCGGATCACCCTGGTGGATCAGGATGATTATTGTCAGAGACTTCTTCATAGGTCCCCACTTCATGAGATGTCCTTTATCTGCTGTGACCTTGCCGAGGGCAGGTTTAACCTGCCACACGAAACGGATTATATCATTCATCTGGCAGCGATGCCGCACGTAGACTACTCGTATCATCACCCTAGAGAAGTGTTTCGTAACAACACCCTGAGTACACAGGCGATTTTGCAATATGCTTCGGAGCATCACATCCCCGTGGCACTGGCCTCATCCGTAGAGGTGTATGGAGGGGCGATGGGCAGAGTGTATCACGAATCAGATGAATATGCTCCGGTATCCCCTTATTCCGCATCCAAAGTAGCCTGTGAGACGCTAGCGCTATCCTACGCGAAATGTTATCAACTTCCTGTCAAAATATTTCGGTTGACCAATCTTTATGGCCCTTGGCAGTTGCCAGATCGGATTATTCCACGTAACTTTGGCCGAATGATGGACGGCCTGCCGTTGGACATTCAGGGATCAGCTGTACGTGACTTCCTGTATGTAGACGATGCACTGCGTGCGATTGAACTGATTATGCTGAATGGACAAGATCAGCAGATCTATAACATTTCCACAGGTCATGGAACGACCATGCAAGAGATTGGAGAGCTATTGCAATCCCTTCACAGTACGATTCGAGCGAAGGAGATTCGGGAGCAGGAACCCACTCAGTCCAGAGGTTCAAGCCTGGTGGTTCACTCCGGTAAGTTACGGGCAGAGTTAGGCTGGTTCCCGCAAATCACATTGGAACAGGGACTGGAGCGAACCTTTCGTTGGTATCAGGAACATCCCGATTGGGTAAGACAATTCAGCCGTGAATATCATACGACAAGAGAAACGCGGGGTTTTATTATCGATATGGCCAGATACGCCGTTTCAACCGCCAAGGACAGATAA
- a CDS encoding cupin domain-containing protein — protein MKDEMNNVQMLLFQDDGVIPNHPSLPVLLYKGTWATDFSRAETMLNRNGWGNSWINGVFDYHHYHSNAHEVLAVVSGFVQLILGGEKGQKVYLQTGDVVVLPAGTGHKRLEASPDFRIAGAYPAGMSYNTRTGEPGERPKVLREIQDVPIPDTDPVYGKEGPLLELWNQNKT, from the coding sequence ATGAAGGATGAAATGAACAATGTGCAGATGCTGCTATTCCAGGATGATGGAGTGATTCCCAATCATCCGAGCCTGCCTGTACTTCTGTATAAGGGGACTTGGGCAACTGATTTCTCTCGTGCAGAGACCATGCTGAACCGAAACGGCTGGGGAAACAGCTGGATTAACGGTGTGTTTGACTATCATCATTATCATAGCAATGCTCATGAAGTACTTGCGGTGGTCAGTGGGTTCGTGCAGCTCATTTTGGGTGGGGAGAAAGGACAGAAGGTTTATTTGCAAACGGGAGACGTTGTCGTGCTTCCTGCGGGAACAGGACATAAACGGTTGGAGGCCAGCCCTGATTTTCGTATTGCGGGCGCCTATCCTGCTGGGATGAGCTACAACACACGCACGGGCGAACCAGGGGAACGGCCAAAGGTGCTTCGGGAGATACAAGACGTTCCCATCCCTGATACCGATCCGGTCTATGGAAAAGAAGGGCCCCTGTTAGAATTATGGAATCAAAATAAGACATGA